From Triticum aestivum cultivar Chinese Spring unplaced genomic scaffold, IWGSC CS RefSeq v2.1 scaffold180868, whole genome shotgun sequence:
ACATTTGAGAAAGCTTAGAGAATCCGTCCTGCTGCCTTTTTCTCCAATGTTCTCTTCCTTCTTTTACCTGCAAAAATGAAGCATGTTCCACAAACTGGCAAAATCAGTGTTGTTACCAACAGACTTCCATATTATAAGAGGTATTCTGGAAGTATTTATGCTAACTAAATTCAGAAAAGACCAAAAGCATAATAATTTAGCAGCCCTATATAAGACTTGTTTCAACCATCAGGATACATCCAATAAAAGGGTTTTAGCTGACATAATTCCATACAAAAATTGATTCTCAGAAGAAGAGGCTTTGAACACTCCTCTGGGGCAAACCACTCTCCCCTATATCTTCATGCCTCTCATTTACTTGGTGCTGTGCATGTGACGGATGAGGTCGACAACGCGGGTGCTGCAAGCAGAGAAATTTGAGGATTCAGCAAGTTGATTTCTGCATAGTAGTATAATCTTAACTGCAAGAGCCATAGAAGGTGCCACTGACCTGTATCCCCACTCGTTGTCGTACCAGGAGACAAGCTTGACAAAGTTGTTGTTCAGGGCAATCTCGGCCTTGGCATCAAAGATGCTGGACCTGTTATGGGTAAAGTGGCAATCATTAGCCAAGTCACATGAGTACTCACATAGGCAATCAAAATGCACCCGTTAATAAAGAGTAGTAACATGGCTATTGTCAAAGCAATGGTAAACACCTGTTGTCACCCTGGAAGTCAGTGGAAACAAGGTCCTCATCAACGTAACCCAAAATGCCCTTGACGTTTCCCTCAGACTCTTCCCTGTAAAATCAGATCAGTATACAT
This genomic window contains:
- the LOC123176953 gene encoding glyceraldehyde-3-phosphate dehydrogenase 2, cytosolic, which codes for MFQFRLQGFEMHHEDLTVRLAKLATYDQIKAAIKEESEGNVKGILGYVDEDLVSTDFQGDNRSSIFDAKAEIALNNNFVKLVSWYDNEWGYSTRVVDLIRHMHSTK